Proteins encoded by one window of uncultured Draconibacterium sp.:
- the rsmI gene encoding 16S rRNA (cytidine(1402)-2'-O)-methyltransferase — protein sequence MDKEAKLILVPTPIGNLQDITLRAVTVLKEADIVLAEDTRVSSKLLKHLEIDKRLVAHHKFNEHKTTASIVSQIEQGNTVALISDAGTPAISDPGFLLVRACVEKNIKVECLPGATALIPALAVSGLPTDKFVFEGFLPQKKGRQTRLKILAEEPRTIVLYESPYRLVKALGQFAEFFGPERKACVCRELSKMFEEVNRGTVTELQKYYEEHTPKGEIVIVVEGKNQ from the coding sequence ATGGATAAAGAAGCAAAATTAATATTGGTACCAACGCCTATTGGCAATCTCCAGGATATTACTTTGCGGGCGGTTACGGTTTTAAAGGAAGCCGACATTGTTCTTGCTGAAGATACGCGTGTATCATCGAAATTGCTAAAACACCTCGAAATAGATAAAAGACTTGTTGCACATCATAAGTTTAATGAGCACAAAACCACGGCATCAATCGTTTCGCAAATTGAGCAGGGCAACACCGTTGCACTCATCTCCGATGCCGGAACTCCTGCCATTTCCGATCCCGGTTTTCTGTTGGTAAGAGCCTGTGTGGAAAAGAATATTAAAGTAGAATGTTTGCCAGGGGCAACGGCACTTATTCCTGCTCTGGCAGTTTCCGGGTTACCAACCGATAAATTTGTTTTTGAGGGATTTTTGCCTCAGAAAAAAGGCCGGCAAACCCGTTTGAAAATTCTTGCAGAAGAACCACGAACGATTGTCTTATACGAATCTCCATACCGTTTGGTAAAAGCCCTGGGGCAATTTGCCGAGTTTTTTGGCCCCGAACGAAAAGCCTGTGTTTGCCGCGAGCTGAGTAAAATGTTCGAAGAGGTAAATAGGGGAACTGTTACGGAGCTGCAGAAATACTACGAAGAACATACACCAAAAGGCGAAATCGTAATCGTTGTAGAAGGGAAAAACCAATAA
- a CDS encoding YjjG family noncanonical pyrimidine nucleotidase — protein MKRKYTHLFFDLDNTLWDFKTNSRCAMLETFNKLEIGKNGVQFDQFFNTYSQYNDELWAAYRKKEVTKKELTRQRFQLTFNSLEIKGIDALEMNELYLSEMPKQTHLIDGAREVLNYAKSKGYRMFIITNGFKEVQHRKLLNSDLARYFEKIFISEEVKTPKPGREIFEHAVKSSNAKKKLSLMIGDDWDVDIVGAMDFGMEAVFLSPVEESIKNKKNDIRVITSLNELITVL, from the coding sequence ATGAAGAGAAAATATACACATCTGTTTTTTGATTTGGATAATACCTTGTGGGATTTTAAAACAAACTCGAGGTGTGCGATGCTGGAAACTTTTAATAAGTTGGAAATCGGTAAAAACGGGGTGCAATTTGATCAATTTTTTAATACGTACAGTCAATACAATGATGAGTTGTGGGCCGCCTATCGAAAAAAGGAGGTCACAAAAAAGGAACTAACTCGTCAGCGCTTTCAACTAACTTTTAATTCACTTGAGATTAAAGGCATCGATGCACTTGAAATGAACGAGCTGTATTTGAGTGAGATGCCCAAACAGACGCATCTTATTGATGGGGCCAGAGAAGTGCTCAACTACGCCAAGTCTAAAGGATATCGGATGTTTATTATAACCAATGGTTTTAAAGAAGTGCAACACCGCAAACTTTTGAATTCTGATCTTGCCCGATATTTCGAGAAGATATTCATATCGGAAGAAGTTAAAACGCCAAAACCGGGAAGGGAGATATTTGAGCATGCCGTAAAATCATCAAATGCCAAAAAGAAGTTAAGTCTAATGATTGGTGATGATTGGGATGTAGATATTGTTGGTGCAATGGATTTTGGTATGGAAGCGGTCTTTTTGAGCCCAGTCGAAGAATCAATTAAAAATAAAAAGAACGACATTAGGGTTATAACTTCGTTAAACGAACTAATTACTGTATTATAA
- a CDS encoding SusC/RagA family TonB-linked outer membrane protein has product MKKIALFMSFLLLLGATVANAQTKIVTGTVTSSEDELPIPGVSVSVAGTTMGTVTDIDGVFKLKVPQDAKALVASFVGMKTQTVEMGEGSDYTIVMEPDLVGIDEVVVTALGITREKKSLGYSSQSLTGDDVAAVKDANIVNSLSGKVAGVQVTGSPGSLGGSSRIIIRGVNSISGNNQPLFIVDGTPIDNSNFNSTDTQRGSGGIDFGNASADINPEDIESMTVLKGANAAALYGSRAANGVILITTKKGTKRKGIGVSITSGVNFSTVALLPDYQNEYGGGYKQEFDIYEPTGEPIVNYAADESWGPRMDGQMVRQWYSWYPDDPNYGKMTPFVAHPDNVKDFYETGVTTNNNIALEGGGDGTLFRLSFTDFRQTGTLPTSELQKNTIAFNGSSKLTDKLTASASVNYVSLSNEGIPGQGYGNNAGNVVTSFNQWFQRQLDMDNLANYKTADGVDRTWNISSPTNLRPLYWENPYWVLNESPAEMERQRVFGNVSLKYDVLPGLTVQGWARTDFYTDRRQERIASGSIPQAWYKEEVRQLEDNNYEFLATYTKDFGSDFTLDANVGANKRVRMYYRNTASTNGGLSVPNFFNVTASIDRPTIGDYKSKKVVNSVYGSATVGYKNMAYVDLSLRNDWSSTLPDGDNSYLYPAVTGTFLFSELIEDKSILSLGKVRASWSQVGNDTDPYQLAVTYSSADNYGSYPAYAVPNKLNNAALKPETITTTEFGVELAFFKSRLGLDVTYYDIQSKDQILDLDVASTSGYNSTVVNAGLMTNKGWEVMLSGRAIDKELTWDIVANWAKNTNKVEELAADLDNYQLASWGPSINARVGETYGTWITDGFVYANQIVDGEYDADIVADKSTDRVVGDDGLYLRATNQTYGSYLPDWTGGVTNTFTYKGVMLSALVDFQKGGQLYSVTNRYGNYSGLLAETAGLNDRGTPQRDPVSEGGGYLAVGVKEDGTPNDVYVEAVDYWQHLRTRREYYLHDASFIKLREVKVGYTLPRKLFANSFIEGVSVSLVGRNLAILHKNAPNIDPEAAYGSGNIQGFENGQHPSTRTMGFSVNVKL; this is encoded by the coding sequence ATGAAGAAAATTGCACTTTTTATGTCGTTTCTGCTTCTTTTGGGAGCGACGGTGGCAAATGCTCAGACAAAGATCGTTACCGGAACGGTAACATCCAGCGAGGATGAACTGCCAATTCCCGGTGTCTCTGTATCAGTGGCAGGAACAACCATGGGGACTGTAACCGACATTGACGGAGTTTTTAAATTGAAGGTGCCACAAGATGCAAAAGCTTTGGTGGCAAGTTTTGTGGGGATGAAAACGCAAACCGTTGAAATGGGAGAAGGATCGGATTACACCATTGTAATGGAGCCTGACCTTGTTGGTATCGACGAAGTTGTGGTAACAGCACTTGGTATTACGCGTGAGAAGAAATCGCTTGGTTACTCATCTCAATCGTTAACAGGTGATGACGTTGCTGCAGTTAAAGACGCAAATATTGTAAACTCGTTGTCGGGTAAAGTTGCAGGTGTCCAGGTTACAGGTTCTCCTGGTAGTCTTGGTGGTTCTTCGCGTATTATTATTCGTGGTGTAAACTCTATTTCGGGTAATAACCAACCATTATTTATTGTTGATGGTACTCCGATTGATAACTCGAACTTTAACTCTACTGATACGCAGCGAGGATCAGGTGGTATTGACTTTGGTAATGCCTCTGCCGATATTAATCCGGAAGATATTGAATCGATGACAGTGCTTAAAGGAGCAAATGCTGCTGCACTTTATGGTTCGCGTGCGGCGAATGGTGTTATCCTTATTACAACGAAAAAAGGTACAAAACGCAAAGGTATTGGCGTTTCTATTACATCAGGTGTGAATTTCTCAACTGTTGCTTTGTTACCCGATTATCAGAACGAATATGGTGGTGGTTACAAACAAGAATTTGATATTTATGAACCAACTGGTGAGCCAATTGTAAACTATGCTGCCGACGAAAGCTGGGGGCCACGAATGGACGGTCAAATGGTGCGTCAGTGGTATAGTTGGTATCCGGATGATCCAAACTATGGAAAAATGACTCCGTTTGTTGCTCATCCTGATAACGTGAAAGACTTTTATGAAACAGGTGTAACAACAAACAACAATATTGCCTTAGAAGGTGGTGGTGATGGAACACTTTTCCGTTTGTCGTTTACAGATTTCCGTCAAACCGGAACTTTGCCAACTTCTGAATTACAAAAAAATACCATCGCATTTAATGGTAGTTCAAAGTTGACAGATAAATTAACAGCTTCGGCAAGTGTAAACTATGTTTCGTTAAGCAACGAAGGAATTCCGGGACAGGGATATGGTAATAATGCGGGTAACGTAGTAACCAGTTTTAACCAGTGGTTCCAGCGTCAGCTTGATATGGATAATCTTGCCAATTATAAAACAGCTGACGGTGTTGACCGTACCTGGAATATTAGCTCTCCAACAAATCTTCGTCCACTATACTGGGAAAACCCGTATTGGGTGCTGAATGAGAGCCCTGCCGAAATGGAAAGACAACGTGTGTTTGGTAATGTGTCGTTAAAATACGATGTACTTCCCGGGTTAACTGTTCAGGGATGGGCACGTACTGATTTCTATACCGACCGTCGTCAGGAAAGAATTGCTTCAGGTTCTATTCCTCAGGCATGGTATAAAGAAGAAGTTCGCCAGTTAGAGGATAATAACTACGAGTTTTTAGCAACTTATACAAAAGACTTTGGTTCAGACTTTACGTTGGATGCTAACGTGGGTGCAAACAAGCGTGTTCGCATGTACTATAGAAATACTGCTAGTACAAATGGAGGATTAAGTGTGCCTAACTTTTTTAACGTAACTGCTTCGATCGACCGGCCGACTATTGGTGATTACAAATCAAAAAAAGTTGTAAACTCAGTTTACGGAAGTGCCACAGTTGGTTATAAAAATATGGCCTATGTTGATTTGTCGTTACGTAACGACTGGTCATCAACTTTGCCTGATGGAGACAACTCTTATTTGTATCCTGCTGTAACAGGTACATTCCTGTTCTCAGAACTAATTGAGGATAAATCAATCCTTTCGTTAGGAAAAGTTAGAGCAAGTTGGTCGCAGGTTGGTAACGATACCGATCCTTACCAATTGGCTGTAACTTATTCGTCGGCTGATAATTATGGTAGTTATCCTGCTTATGCTGTTCCTAATAAACTGAATAATGCAGCTCTTAAGCCTGAAACTATTACTACTACCGAATTTGGTGTTGAGTTGGCATTCTTTAAAAGCCGTTTGGGTTTAGATGTAACTTATTACGATATTCAGTCGAAAGACCAGATTCTTGATCTTGATGTAGCAAGTACTTCAGGTTACAACTCAACAGTAGTAAATGCTGGTTTAATGACCAACAAAGGATGGGAAGTTATGTTGAGCGGTCGTGCAATCGACAAAGAACTTACATGGGACATTGTTGCCAACTGGGCAAAAAATACCAACAAAGTTGAAGAGCTTGCTGCAGACCTTGATAATTATCAGTTAGCATCATGGGGCCCTTCGATTAACGCGCGTGTAGGAGAAACTTACGGTACATGGATTACTGATGGTTTTGTTTATGCCAACCAGATTGTTGACGGCGAATACGATGCAGATATTGTTGCTGACAAATCTACTGACAGGGTTGTTGGTGACGATGGTTTGTACTTGAGAGCTACCAACCAAACTTATGGTTCATACTTGCCAGACTGGACAGGTGGTGTTACCAATACCTTTACCTACAAAGGTGTAATGTTAAGTGCTTTGGTTGATTTCCAGAAAGGTGGTCAGTTGTACTCGGTAACTAACCGTTATGGAAACTACTCTGGTTTGTTGGCCGAAACTGCCGGCTTAAATGATCGAGGCACCCCTCAAAGGGATCCTGTAAGCGAAGGTGGTGGTTACCTTGCAGTTGGTGTTAAAGAAGACGGAACGCCAAATGATGTTTACGTAGAGGCAGTAGACTACTGGCAGCACCTAAGAACCAGAAGAGAATATTACTTACACGATGCCAGTTTTATTAAACTTCGTGAAGTAAAGGTTGGTTATACTTTGCCACGCAAATTATTTGCAAACAGCTTTATCGAAGGTGTTAGCGTATCGCTGGTAGGTCGTAACCTGGCAATCCTTCACAAAAATGCTCCAAACATCGATCCGGAAGCTGCATACGGTTCGGGTAATATCCAGGGTTTTGAAAATGGTCAGCACCCAAGTACCCGCACTATGGGATTCAGTGTAAATGTTAAATTGTAA